From Streptosporangium album, the proteins below share one genomic window:
- a CDS encoding IS3 family transposase: MKYRLIDAEKTRYGVSLLARVLGVSRQGYYAWKNRGPSRRARQDEALTETIIKIHAGSRGTYGSPRVHAELREEYGVRIGRKRVARLMRAARLEGVHRRRRRGLTRWDPAATPADDLVQRDFTAWDQASRRAPAQAPGRHRADGGVAVGPQPDQGGAPSCPVTVELPDGQIITARLQRRWQDQHGGWWYESELVLRSSKAVDELAA, encoded by the coding sequence ATGAAGTACCGGCTGATCGACGCGGAGAAGACACGCTACGGCGTCTCCCTTCTGGCCCGGGTGCTGGGTGTGTCGCGCCAGGGCTACTACGCCTGGAAGAACCGCGGACCCTCCCGGCGGGCCCGTCAGGATGAGGCTCTGACGGAAACGATCATCAAGATCCATGCGGGATCGCGCGGAACCTATGGTTCTCCGCGCGTGCATGCCGAGTTGCGGGAGGAGTACGGGGTGCGCATCGGGCGCAAGCGGGTGGCCCGGCTGATGCGCGCCGCCCGGCTTGAAGGGGTGCACCGGCGCCGCCGGCGTGGGCTGACCCGCTGGGACCCCGCAGCGACCCCTGCCGATGATCTGGTCCAGCGGGACTTCACCGCTTGGGATCAAGCCTCAAGGCGCGCGCCGGCTCAAGCACCTGGACGACACCGGGCCGACGGGGGAGTAGCCGTGGGCCCGCAACCTGACCAGGGTGGAGCGCCCAGCTGTCCGGTGACCGTCGAACTGCCCGACGGCCAGATCATCACCGCCCGGCTGCAGCGTCGATGGCAGGACCAGCACGGCGGCTGGTGGTACGAGAGCGAGCTAGTGCTCCGTTCCTCAAAGGCT